The following proteins are encoded in a genomic region of Burkholderia pyrrocinia:
- the flgB gene encoding flagellar basal body rod protein FlgB, translated as MLDKLDAEFAFGRQALDVRAYRQELLSSNIANADTPGYQARDVDFASTLARSLKQTNGGLAPSNAAQLPMTQPAGVTSGMSMVSTAAGHMAGTAKLIPTGGPADDYGRAQYRTPLQPSLDGNTVDLDVERVQFANNALHYETGMTVMTQQIKAMIAAISTNS; from the coding sequence ATGCTGGACAAACTCGATGCGGAATTCGCGTTCGGCCGACAGGCGCTCGACGTGCGCGCCTACCGGCAGGAACTGCTGTCGTCGAACATCGCGAACGCCGACACGCCCGGCTACCAGGCCCGCGACGTCGATTTCGCGTCGACGCTCGCGCGCTCGCTGAAGCAGACGAACGGCGGCCTCGCGCCGAGCAACGCCGCGCAACTGCCGATGACGCAGCCGGCCGGCGTGACGAGCGGCATGTCGATGGTGTCGACGGCGGCGGGCCACATGGCCGGCACGGCGAAGCTGATCCCGACGGGCGGCCCGGCGGACGACTACGGCCGCGCGCAGTACCGGACGCCGCTGCAGCCGTCGCTCGACGGCAACACGGTCGATCTCGACGTCGAGCGCGTGCAGTTCGCGAACAACGCGCTGCACTACGAAACCGGGATGACCGTGATGACCCAGCAGATCAAGGCCATGATCGCCGCGATCTCGACGAACTCGTAA
- a CDS encoding flagellar hook assembly protein FlgD translates to MTSSNTTIGGSGTNVSTLPTDTMNTNNVSSTNGTSASDLQATFLKLLVTQLQNQDPTSPVDSSQMTSQLAQINTVSGIAQLNTSLTSLSTQLAAGQQTQAALLIGSNVLAPGNAVAVKSGAASPFGVSLTSDVSNLTITVKNDAGVVVNTINAGKQSAGTVPFNWTPTDAAGNALPDGKYTVSAQYTGTDGKTYAPTVLAAAQVQSVIKQADGTAGLVLSNGTTVGLTQVASIFPNSTSSTSASSSSGGTTTN, encoded by the coding sequence ATGACATCCTCCAACACGACGATCGGCGGCAGCGGCACCAACGTGTCGACCTTGCCGACCGACACGATGAACACCAACAACGTGTCGTCGACCAACGGCACGTCGGCGAGCGACCTGCAGGCGACGTTCCTGAAGCTGCTCGTCACGCAGCTGCAGAACCAGGATCCGACCAGCCCGGTCGACAGCTCGCAGATGACCTCGCAGCTCGCGCAGATCAACACGGTGAGCGGCATTGCGCAGCTGAACACGTCGCTCACGTCGCTGTCGACGCAGCTCGCGGCCGGCCAGCAGACGCAGGCCGCGCTGCTGATCGGCAGCAACGTGCTCGCGCCCGGCAACGCCGTCGCGGTGAAGAGCGGCGCGGCGTCACCGTTCGGCGTGTCGCTCACGAGCGACGTGTCGAACCTGACGATCACCGTGAAGAACGACGCGGGCGTCGTCGTCAACACGATCAACGCGGGCAAGCAGTCGGCCGGTACCGTGCCGTTCAACTGGACACCGACCGATGCGGCCGGCAACGCGCTGCCGGACGGCAAGTACACGGTCAGCGCGCAGTACACCGGCACCGACGGCAAGACCTACGCGCCGACCGTGCTCGCGGCCGCGCAGGTACAGAGCGTGATCAAGCAGGCGGACGGCACGGCGGGGCTCGTGCTGTCGAACGGCACGACGGTGGGGCTCACCCAGGTCGCGTCGATTTTCCCGAACAGCACGTCGTCCACGTCGGCTTCGTCCTCGTCCGGCGGCACCACTACCAACTGA
- the flgE gene encoding flagellar hook protein FlgE codes for MGYQQGLSGLAGASNALDVIGNNIANANTVGFKSSTAQFADMYANSVATSVNTQIGIGTALNSVEQNFGQGTINTTSSSLDVAINGNGFFQMSNNGVTTYSRDGTFQRDKSGFIVDSQGRNLMGYAAGPGGVINTAQTVPLQAPTNNIAPTVTTKITGQFNLNSQDTVPTKTPFDPNDTTTSNYSTSIQVYDSLGGSQAVNIYFAKSAAGTWEAYAGVQGGATTDLGTVTFNSSGAIQSTTTGTPPTPTTSVGQFQFTVPNTDGSATPQSLTLDLTGTTQYGGKDGVNNLVQDGFASGTLTTYTIGTDGKLTGNYSNGKSAVLGQIALANFNNPNGLVNLGGNQYAESAASGVPQVSAPGSTNHGTLQGSALENSNVDLTSQLVNLITAQRNYQANAQTIKTQQTVDQTLINL; via the coding sequence ATGGGTTATCAACAGGGTCTGAGCGGCCTCGCCGGCGCATCGAACGCGCTCGACGTGATCGGCAACAACATCGCGAACGCGAACACGGTCGGCTTCAAGTCGAGCACCGCGCAGTTCGCCGACATGTACGCGAACTCGGTCGCGACGTCGGTCAACACGCAGATCGGCATCGGCACGGCGCTGAACTCGGTGGAGCAGAACTTCGGCCAGGGCACGATCAATACGACGAGTTCGTCGCTCGACGTCGCGATCAACGGCAACGGCTTCTTCCAGATGTCGAACAACGGCGTGACGACCTACTCGCGCGACGGTACGTTCCAGCGCGACAAGAGCGGCTTCATCGTCGACTCGCAAGGCCGCAACCTGATGGGCTACGCGGCGGGCCCGGGCGGCGTGATCAACACCGCGCAGACCGTGCCGCTGCAGGCGCCGACCAACAACATCGCGCCGACCGTGACGACCAAGATCACCGGCCAGTTCAACCTGAACTCGCAGGATACGGTGCCGACCAAGACGCCGTTCGACCCGAACGACACCACGACCTCCAACTACTCGACGTCGATCCAGGTGTACGACTCGCTCGGCGGTTCGCAGGCGGTCAACATCTACTTCGCGAAGTCGGCGGCCGGCACGTGGGAAGCGTACGCGGGCGTCCAGGGCGGCGCCACGACCGATCTCGGCACGGTCACGTTCAACTCGTCGGGTGCGATCCAGAGCACGACGACGGGCACACCGCCGACGCCGACCACGTCGGTCGGCCAGTTCCAGTTCACCGTGCCGAACACCGACGGCTCGGCGACGCCGCAGAGCCTCACGCTCGACCTGACCGGCACGACGCAGTACGGCGGCAAGGACGGCGTGAACAACCTCGTGCAGGACGGCTTCGCGAGCGGCACGCTGACGACCTACACGATCGGCACCGACGGCAAGCTGACCGGCAACTACTCGAACGGCAAGTCCGCCGTGCTCGGCCAGATCGCGCTCGCGAACTTCAACAACCCGAACGGGCTGGTCAACCTCGGCGGCAACCAGTATGCGGAGAGCGCCGCATCGGGCGTGCCGCAGGTCTCCGCGCCAGGCAGCACGAACCACGGCACGCTGCAGGGCAGCGCGCTCGAGAACTCGAACGTCGACCTCACGTCGCAGCTCGTGAACCTGATCACCGCGCAGCGCAACTACCAGGCGAACGCGCAGACGATCAAGACGCAGCAGACCGTCGACCAGACGCTCATCAACCTGTGA
- the flgC gene encoding flagellar basal body rod protein FlgC, producing MPSLMNIFGVAGSALSAQSQRLNVTASNLANADSATGPDGKPYKAKQVVFATDPIGGARTASGQGVGGVRVTKVVDDPSPMKSTYDPANPSADANGYVQMPNVDPVQEMVNMISASRSYQANVETLNTAKQLMLKTLTIGS from the coding sequence ATGCCTTCGTTGATGAACATCTTCGGCGTCGCCGGTTCGGCGCTGTCCGCGCAATCGCAGCGCCTGAACGTCACCGCGTCGAACCTCGCGAACGCCGACAGCGCCACCGGCCCCGACGGCAAGCCGTACAAGGCCAAGCAGGTCGTGTTCGCGACCGACCCGATCGGCGGCGCGCGCACCGCGTCCGGCCAGGGCGTGGGCGGCGTGCGCGTGACCAAGGTGGTCGACGACCCCTCGCCGATGAAGTCGACCTACGACCCGGCGAACCCGTCCGCCGACGCGAACGGCTACGTGCAGATGCCGAACGTCGATCCGGTGCAGGAGATGGTGAACATGATCTCGGCGTCGCGCTCGTACCAGGCCAACGTCGAGACGCTGAACACCGCGAAGCAACTGATGCTCAAGACGCTGACGATCGGCTCGTGA